Genomic window (Carassius auratus strain Wakin unplaced genomic scaffold, ASM336829v1 scaf_tig00215723, whole genome shotgun sequence):
atataaaatgtttactttttccGTTTTTATCTCTTAAACACAAGCTCTCACCCCTAAACCCCCAATTTTCCCCTCCCCCGTCCAACCGTGATACCCGCCCTCCCCCCCACACACCCTCCAGAACATAATATATGCCAAACTAGAATCGCAATACAATACAGGCACTGGAGAAAACACTATAAGAGAAAACTCAGAGGACCTGCCAAGGTCTCGAAttgtgcacccccccccccccatcaacCCCCGCCCCCCTCGCCGAGTCAAATAACAGAATTAGAACACATCCACTATAATCGAACAAGAACAATGATAAATCAGaacagtttgatttttttttcttttttttgtagctTTTTCGACATTTTTGTCATTATATCTAGCACAGCATACAGGGTTCTCTCTGTGCAGGTGTAATAAAATGATCTGTGAAAAGAAAAGAGGAGTCATGCAGAAACCAGCTGAGAGCTCCGTCGTGTTCGCATGACGCTCTCGAACGCGTGTACCAGTTGCGCGGAGTTGCGTGTTTTCCttctatatgtatgtataatacaCTTAAAATAGTTCTcgtattgtttaaattatattcaaactAAAGGATGCTCGGAAACCGTCGACGCTCCGGGTTTCACGTGAAAAGCCATGAGCAATGAAAACGTATCTTCACGATTCTGTCCTCAATTAACACTTGTCAGAATAATGCATATATTAGGGTTTTTATCTTCTACAAGGCTAGCTAAACTTTTAATGACGAGTGGGGAgaacaagaaaatatatttatatatttagaaagaCATGTTAAGAGTGAAGCATTTCGGGTTTCAGCGGAAGAAGGATACGGGTGTTTGGCATAGACATCAGAGGGTAAGGTGTCGGTAAGAgagttaaaaatatcttaaaaaagaaaaacaacaacaacaacaacaaaaagaaataaagaaacaaaaatacaaccaaccaatcaaccaaaACAGTAATCAGTAATTAAGAAAATACCTTTTTACAGTAGATCCTACATAATGAAAAATCTGCACATGATAACAGTGTGAAACACACCATATGTTTAGTCACTTGTCACAGCCCCTGGTGAATATTGTGATGTGGTTACAAGTCAGAGGTGTAAGGCGAGCGGGACTTCCTCTCCCGAGGAAGATCATCTTAAGTGCCCCCGATCCCATCCTGCCATTTGCCTCGCGAAAAAAGGTGGGGAAAGGATAGAGCCAAAACTAAACGATGCGAGGAACACCAAATCAAACAGGAAACAAGACGCTTTCTAATCCCTCACAGACATCTGGCGGTCGACGGATGCCGCAGCACAGAGAATCAGTACATTTCATTGTTTTCGTTCAGATATTCCTCCGGCCATCACATTGTCCATTGCTCCCATATTCTTTTAACTAAGAGTCACACGAGTCCTCTCTTTCCCGCCATGGTCACAATGGCAAATCCAGGAGGAATGCCGGAGAGGCGCTGCCGTCCCAGTGTGAGGGTCCCTCTTTCTGCTGAGGCAAAAGGAGAGCTACAGTCTCCCTCTCGGGGCCTCAGCTCATGCATCGCTAGTTCAGCCTCTTCAGTGTTTCTTGTGGTCGGATGGGGTCTTTTTCCCTTACtgcttttttgagttcattctgtcCGTGCGGAGGAGAATCCATGAGCAGTTTCGCAGTTTCTCACTTCCTCTCGCCTTTCAGAACAAGTTCTCCTCAAAGATAGCCATCAAATCGCTTTGGAAATTCATGTCAATAGTAGCTGCCATCTGTAGAGGAgaagaaaatttaaattaatattcacaAATAGCCACATTTTCACAGAGGAGTGACTGAATGAACTAGTGTTGgggtcagatttttattttttttattttagagaaactaaatgtttttattatgcaagtatgcattaattaaaagtaatagtgaaaacatttataatcCTACAACagatttttactttctattctaAGCAACCTTAGAACCATGAAAATATTAGGCATCACAACGGTTTTCCATTTTACTAAGAACTGTTTCTCGAGTAAATCATCGaacagatttctgaaggatcatgtgacactgaatccTGGAGTAATGTTGATAAAAAGTCAGCTTCACCTTTTATTACATCGTAAAATAGAAAAgcgttttttttaattagctagtGTGTGTACAAGTGAGGTGACTAGCTGTAACTCACcgcctctctcctcctcctctcctgttCCCGGCGACGCGCGAGCTCCCTCTGCTGGTCAAGTGCACTCTGGGAAGCCGCGGGGGACTGGGGTGGGCCCTGGGAAGGCTGCGGGGCCGAGGGCGGTTGGGCCGGGGTCTGGGCTTGGGGCTGAGTTTGGTGCTGCTGCTGCGGCGGCTGGACCTGCTGTTGCTCCTGCCGCCTGCGGGGCTCCTCCTGAGGCCTTCGGGACGTCTCAATGGAGTCCTCCTCATCCCGTCCCCTTCAAACAAAAAGGAAATCTCCTGAAACTGCTAAAACAGTCCTTTCAATTAAAAATGAGCGTTTCTGAACGGCTCTCTTACCGAAGTTTCTCTTGTTCTCTCCGCAGACGGTCTTTCTCAGCTTGCTCGGCCTGGGCCTTCAGGGCTTTCTCTCGCTCTTCCTTCTCTCGGGCTACACGTCGAAACTGTTCGAAGCTGTCACTTGAGGACTTCAGAGCAGACGAGGGAGTGGAGGTGGACTTCTTTGCCAGGCTCGCCCAGGAACCCATGTTCTTCAGTTTCACATCCTGGGCACCAAATGAGGACACGTTATGAGCCATAGTCTCATTGAATAACCATTCCAGAACCATGGTATTCATCGAAAAGTAACAAATGAAGTCCCTTCCACCCACCTGTACCTTTTTAGGCGCCACAGGAGTCTTGGGCTCCTGTTTGAATTTCTCTTTGTCCTGCATGGAAGGCGGCGGACCGCTCTGCTCAGAGGAGCGGATGACAGGACGGGAACTTTCAAGTGGTTTCATATCTGCTTCTAAAACAAGATGATAAACTTTCAGTTCTGCTCCACTAATTTGACTGGCAGAGCGGAACGGAGATTGTCTATATTTAGTATAACTGTACTGAGACGTCTCACTGTTTCAATTTGCTTGTCTGTGGGTGGCATTCTGCCAGAGTATGTGGGCGATGTTTAGTGGAAGGAAAAGTTgtgattttgcatgttttttttttgtctgtcccAGACAAACTTTCTTTATGCCATGCTTGTCATCAAAAACTGAACTCTGGCAAAACATGGTCTGAACAGTAGATATTGCTTGATATTAAGCTTGTTTATTGTATAAAAGCTGGGTGCACCATGTGAACATGCGTACAACTGAGTTTGACTCACTCTGGCTGTGGCCTGGCATTGTGGGTTTGCTCTCAGGGTGTTTGTGAGGGTCTTGTCTCAAGGCTGGACTGAAGGGCTCACCACGCATCACAGGTGAAGGAGGCAGCTTCTCTTCTTTAATGCCACCCAAAGCTGAAGGACCTTGTGGTTCCTAAAGCAAACAGATCAAAAATCACGTCTAAAAAACCAAACACTATTCATCACGTCACAGAAATCCATGTGGATAATAATAATCCATGTTAAAGCAAGGGAAAGGCACTGACCTTTTTGGGGACCTGAGGAGGGGACGGGTGGACTAAAGCGTACTGTGACATTTGAGGGGAATGCATCATGAGGGGGGAGGGGTTATCTCGCATGTGTGCTGTCAAAATAAAGACATAGTTAATATGCAGTGCTAtccaatacacaaacacacacaaaaaaaaacatcagttacTCATCAGCTGTGGGACGTCTGCTCTGAAGATTCGGGGAAGCCTTGAAACTGCAGCTACAAGCTACTCAATGTGTAGTCGTCGAGCTACACACAAGATACATTTGCAATAGTAGCAACACTAAAAGTTACTGACAGAAAATAGCTGACTGCTTTTAACTATTTCTAGCGACaggaatttttttaaaataataccagcaaactcaagcatctacagtcaaaccaaaaatgtatttggacaccttcaacatttctcacattatcacagtttattcgctATAGTTTCGAAAATGGTAATAAATTATGAGATTATCTTGGAGTTAAAtggtgtcagaacaaattcatcttgataatgtcagataacttttaCAGAAAGATGTAATGAATTAGGTTGAATAGCTGtcagctgttaaatttaagtacatcattagataataccaatttaggttaaacaattaccaagcaatgcttaattttgttcagtctgtggtgtaaaagtTCGCATTagcaattaacaaaaaaaaacaaaaaaacacttttgtctggtcaaagtgtctgaatcatttttggtcccaagtttttataaattttactgGTCCACTGGACTAAATATCATTGATTAAATGAGGCATTTTTATggcaaatacaatttaaaaggcAAAAAACTTCACAAACTAAAGTTTTGCAGTGTCAACATTGATTTTAGTACAAAAAgtagtaaacaaacaaatacatagcCTGTTGTTAGCCAAACAAATAGCAATGACAGTGTCAGCAACTTGAACCCTTAAATGAACCGTTTCTTTCCGAGACCGTTGTGTTACCTGAGTTATAGGAGTCAGACTTGTGTTGACGTGGAGAGTGATGCTGCGGTGGATGCTGCTGGATAATCTGCTGTGCTTTCGTGGAGGGCATGGACACTTTGTGTTGACTAGGCTGCGTTTGCGTGGTCTGCACCGGGCCTTGAGAGAAGCTCAGCTGCTGCGAGTGCTGCATGTGTCTGGCCTGATGCTGCGAGGAGGGCTGGGCTTGAGTCTGAACAGGAAGCTGCGGTGGGGGCAGGGAGCTCTGCTGGCTCATCTGAGACTGAACCTGCACCGACTGCAGCAGAGACTGCTGGCCCGGCTGCTGCGGCCTGCTCTGCAGAGACTGCATTAGTGATGTCGGTGGCTGCTGCTGCAGGCGGTTTGGATGCAGGTGCTGCAGGTACATGGGCAGGGGCATGGAGGGAACGGGCTCCTCGTCGTCCTCTAGCAGCATCTGTGGGGGCTGGGAGGAGAACAGGCCCTGGGGAGTGAGCGTGGGTGGGGAGAGGGGCCGCTGGCGCATTTGTTGGGGAGGATGCAGCAGGTGAGGAGGGAGGTGGTGCTGGGGCTGTGGGGGTTGCTGGGACTGGAGCTGCTGCGGCAGGGTCTGCTGGggcggctgctgctgctgctggggcGTGCTTTGCTGCGGAGGTTTAGGAGGTAGCGGGGCTGCCCTATTACTGGGCCTTGAAGGCTGCTGGGGCAATGCGTTGTGCAAAGCTGCTGGGGACCAACGACAccgagagagagaggaagaccaCAAAAACTTGATTAAGTAAAGGGTCAATATAGATCACCTGCAATTCTTTAAATACTTTTGATAAACAAAAGCAGCAGAGAAAGTGAAGAATGGAGCCAATCAGAGCATACAACACACATTTTGAATTAATGAGAGGTGCAATGCATGTTCAAAAGTGACTTAcatgatgaaaatgaaaacatgcaTAAACCACAGACGACATCTGGATTTGTGCCAAATATGAGGCACGTGAGCCCAAGTTTATTTGCACAGCATGTTTCCCACATGTTTCAGTTTCACTTTTAACTTTCACTTTTAACAAATTTACTTAGGCTTGgcatttataataaatgctgtttaaaataaaacaaagaaattatagtggcatttatttttctttctgggTTCTGTATACCATCAAATGTAAAACGTTTGTTGTGAAGTGAGGGGAGTCaacatttttacagtgtgtaaaatgtttctaaatgttttgtttcatttttcaaagtattttataGTATTGCTCTGTGtaataaaatgtgatgtttttgtttCTCTGAAGAATGCAAATTTTTGACCCGGTACATCTGGAAAGTACACGGTATTAAAGTACTTGTGATGTCATGAACGGGAAGATTCCACTCACCTGGGGATGTGAGGATGGGGTGCTGGTTCAGGAAAGGGTGCGTCTCAGGTGACACTGGGCCTCCTGGAGGGTGAGCGTTGAGGTGAGGCGGCGCAGGGGAGGGCGAGTCATTGGCATGGTGGGGAAGGTGCATGAGGGGCTGGACGAAGTGGGCCAGAGGGTCGAAGGGGTTTTCCAGGAGCTGCGAGGGCTCCAGAGCTGTGACGGGAGGAGGTATGTAAGCAGCGGGAGagggatgctgctgctgctgtggctTCAGCTGAGCACTGGGCTGCAGTGCAGGGGTCTGGGGTTGATGGGGAACTTGCGGCTGAGGCATGCCTGGAGCCACCGCCTGGTGATGAGCCTTCTTTCCTTCTCCTCTCCCCCTCTTCTTCAGCTTAGAAGCCATCCCTTAGTTCATGAAGAGGAGATTCTTCATGCATTGCAGTATCTCGAATCGTTTAACATTTCAAAAGCATTAGAAATGCAGCTGGTCGTGTGTTATAGATCTACAGGGCTCACCTGTCTCAGAGTCTTCACTTTCTGAGGAGCTGGACTCGCTGCTGCTGCCCGACTCGGACGATGAGCCTTTGGTCTTTGCAGCACTCACTGCCTCCATGGACTTCTCTGGAACTGAAGGACGAGAAACAAACAAGGACCAATAAGCCTTTGTATACACTGGGTATTTATGTCGATTTTGGGTGATGCAATGTAACAGACAGCATTAAATTCAAGTGTAGAAATGGTGTTTTGGAGCTAAAACTCTGCAAGAATGTGGCCCAACAGCAACAGGATTTGACACCCCTTTTCTAGATTTACCTACAAAATTGTGTCAAAACAAGTGTATGTACGGTCTAACCTCGGATCAGACTGTGTTAACGGGGCACGTTAGAGGAGGATTGTATAGATACTCACCACTGACAGGCTTCTTCTTCTTGCGAAGGCAAGACGACACGTATCTCTCCAGTTCCCGCAGTGTAGAAGGCTTTAACGTCTCAAAGTCAATCTCAATCTCGTCCGGGTTGGAGTTCTTAAGCGACGGCTCACGGGACTGGATGATGTGGACCACACGGCCCAGCTTGTCTCCAGGCAGCTTGTTAATGTCCAGGCTCAGCTGTCTCTTTTCTTCATAGGACATAGGTTTACATTTCTCTCCAGAAGGCATGCCTGTCATTCCAGCTGCTCCAGTCAGACCCAAGATCCTCCTCAGGATCCAGGCTCACCACAGGCTGCAGGGTCGGTGGAGCAGCACCTGGTGGAGCCATGGAGCGATTGCCCTTACCT
Coding sequences:
- the LOC113095443 gene encoding LOW QUALITY PROTEIN: bromodomain-containing protein 4-like (The sequence of the model RefSeq protein was modified relative to this genomic sequence to represent the inferred CDS: deleted 1 base in 1 codon), encoding MDYKMHSKSNDLLDFQTLDALLEKIAHCSVPVKRESSEECNGISGALPVEPAPGSRLNEWCPAPPPPVPLPAIHPTIMGDGLDVVQMSGSSSSQGQPSSQASTVFNPNAPETNNPSRPKRQTNQLQYLLKVVLKSLWKHQFAWPFHSPVDAIKLNLPDYYKIIKNPMDMGTIKKRLENSYYINAQECIQDFNTMFTNCYIYNKPGDDIVLMAEALEKVFLHKISEMPQQEVELTTTAGKGRGRGRRDPDINLKIAPGLESSPTIPQTRGLSSLAPGPQTRGPPQGPPTLPPQPIMQALPPRVPPSLPMLPSLPTHPPLAPQLGPPFSMGPTDCNPQVPIMTVVPPPTQTALPPVLMQQSTPPILQSPIPMPHKQQRKSQKRKADTTTPTANDPLNESSPAESKSGKTLPRRDTTRPSKVSKKEAPDSQHHWTPLIGTPSPKQQEQLRYCSGIVKDMFAKKHAAYAWPFYKPVDVDALGLHDYHDIIKHPMDLSTIKDKLENRQYRDAQEFAADVRLMFSNCYKYNPPDHEVVAMARKLQDVFEMRFAKMPDEPEEMLAPAPAPVLHPAPVKTQPPMGTASSSDSSSDSSSESDSSTDDSEEERAQRLAELQEQLKAVHEQLAALSQPQATKPKKKEKEKKEKKKDKHKKKAGVMPALEEILDPPPTLKAPGKPKNKDPLPKKPKKLSKKEGGKGNRSMAPPGAAPPTLQPVVSLDPEEDLGLTGAAGMTGMPSGEKCKPMSYEEKRQLSLDINKLPGDKLGRVVHIIQSREPSLKNSNPDEIEIDFETLKPSTLRELERYVSSCLRKKKKPVSVPEKSMEAVSAAKTKGSSSESGSSSESSSSESEDSETGMASKLKKRGRGEGKKAHHQAVAPGMPQPQVPHQPQTPALQPSAQLKPQQQQHPSPAAYIPPPVTALEPSQLLENPFDPLAHFVQPLMHLPHHANDSPSPAPPHLNAHPPGGPVSPETHPFLNQHPILTSPAALHNALPQQPSRPSNRAAPLPPKPPQQSTPQQQQQPPQQTLPQQLQSQQPPQPQHHLPPHLLHPPQQMRQRPLSPPTLTPQGLFSSQPPQMLLEDDEEPVPSMPLPMYLQHLHPNRLQQQPPTSLMQSLQSRPQQPGQQSLLQSVQVQSQMSQQSSLPPPQLPVQTQAQPSSQHQARHMQHSQQLSFSQGPVQTTQTQPSQHKVSMPSTKAQQIIQQHPPQHHSPRQHKSDSYNSAHMRDNPSPLMMHSPQMSQYALVHPSPPQVPKKEPQGPSALGGIKEEKLPPSPVMRGEPFSPALRQDPHKHPESKPTMPGHSQKADMKPLESSRPVIRSSEQSGPPPSMQDKEKFKQEPKTPVAPKKDVKLKNMGSWASLAKKSTSTPSSALKSSSDSFEQFRRVAREKEEREKALKAQAEQAEKDRLRREQEKLRGRDEEDSIETSRRPQEEPRRRQEQQQVQPPQQQHQTQPQAQTPAQPPSAPQPSQGPPQSPAASQSALDQQRELARRREQERRRREAMAATIDMNFQSDLMAIFEENLF